The nucleotide sequence CCATGCACACCGGCAGGGACGGCCCGTAGGTGATGAGGGTGGCGCTGCTGCCGGGGCGCCGGACCACCGCGCGCCCGATGGGCTCCACGTCGGTGGGGTGGTCGGCGTTCCAGGCGTCCTTGGACCAGTAGAGCCGCTTGGGCTCCAGGAAGACCACGGGGTCGTCCGAGGCGATGGCCTGCCGCAGCAGCCCGTAGGCGTCGGCGACGGTGGCCGGGGTGACGACGTGCAGGCCGGGGGTGGCCATGTAGTACGCCTCGGAGGAGTCGCTGTGGTGCTCGACGCCGCCGATGCCGCCGCCGTAGGGGACGCGCACGGTGATCGGCAGGGGCATCCGGCCCCGGGTGCGGTTGCGCATCCGGGAGACATGGCTGACGAGCTGCTCGAACGCCGGGTAGGCGAAGGCGTCGAACTGCATCTCCACCACGGGCCGCAGGCCGTACATGGCCATGCCGACTGCGGCGCCGAGGATGCCCGCCTCGGCCAGCGGGGTGTCCGTGCAGCGGTCCTCGCCGAACTCGGCGGCGAGCCCGTCGGTGACACGGAAGACACCGCCGAGGGTGCCGACATCCTCGCCCATGACATGGACGGCGGGGTCGGCGGCCATCGCGTCGCGCATGGCGCGGGTGAGGGCCTGCGCCATGGTGGCGGGCTTGACGGCGACGGTGGTCATCGCGGGTCGCCTTCCTGCTCGTCCTGCTCGGCGGCCAGCTCGGTACGGAGCAGCGCGCGCTGTTCGCGCAACTGCGAGGTGGGCTCGGCGTACACGTGGTCGAAGAGGTCCATGGGGTCGAGCCGGGGGTCCTGGTTCATGCGTTCGCGCAGGTCGGCGGCCATCGCCTCGGCGTCCTGGCGGACGGCGTCGATGGCGGCCTCGTCGAGCAGCCCGCGCGCGGTCAGCTCGCGCTCCAGGAGCTGGACGGGGTCGTGCCGCCGCCAGGTCTCGACCTCGTCGTCCTCGCGGTAGCGGGTGGCGTCGTCGGCGTTGGTGTGGGCCTCGACTCGGTAGGTCACCGCCTCGACCAGGGTCGGACCGCCGCCGGCGCGGGCGTGCCGTACCGCGTCGCTGAGGACCTCGTGCACGGCTGCCGCGTCGTTGCCGTCGACCAGGCGGCCCGGCATGCCGTACCCGACCGCCTTGTGGGCGAGGGAGGGCGCGGCGGTCTGCTTGGCGAGCGGGACGGAGATGGCGAAGCCGTTGTTCTGCACGAGGAAGACGACCGGGGCCTGCCAGACGGCGGCGAAGTTCAGCGCCTCGTGGAAGTCGCCCTCGCTGGTGCCGCCGTCGCCGACCATGGCCAGCGCGACCACGTCGTCACCCTTGAGACGGGCGGCGTGGGCGAGACCCACGGCATGCGGCAACTGGGTGGCCAGCGGGGTGCTGAGCGGGGCCACGCGGTGGGTGTGCGGGTCGTAGCCGTTGTGCCAGTCGCCGCGCAGCAGGGTGAGCGTCTCGACCGGGTCGACGCCGCGGGCGACGACGGCGAGGGTGTCGCGGTAGCTGGGGAACAGCCAGTCGCGCTCCTCCAGGGCCAGGGCGGCGGCGACCTCGCACGCCTCCTGGCCGGTGCTGGAGGGGTACACGGCAAGCCGGCCCTGCTTGGTGAGCGCGGTGGCCTGCGTGTTGTAGCGGCGGCCGCGGACGAGCTGCGCGTAGAGCCTGCGCAGCAGGTCCGGGTCGGCCTTGGCGGCCGTGTCGGTGCCGAGGACGCGATAGGGCTCGGCGTCGGGCAGCAGCGGCGCGGGGTCCATGCGGGGCTGCCAGGCGGGCGGCGGCGATGGCCGATACGCGCCCCGCTGCTCCATGACCGTCATGACGGCACCTCCTCGTGGGAGCGGCTACGAGAGGCGGGTCGGCTGTGACCCGTCTCACCTACCGATTGTTCGGTCGTCGGCGCATTTTGGCTACTGGCCCCCTCAGGCTGTGGACAAACGGTTTTGCACAGCCTGGAATGAGTGCAGGACGTCCACGGCGATGAAGCGGGGGGACATGACACCTGAACAAATGGCCCAGGCACCGGAGCCGGGTGGCGCACTGCCCCCGCCCCGCCCGCTGGACGCCATAGATCAGGACATCCTGAAAATCCTCCAGGCGGACGGCCGCGCCTCCATACGCTCGGTAGCCGAGCGCGTGCACGTCTCCCGCGCCAACGCCTACGCGCGGATCAACCGGCTGGTCGAGGACGGGGTGATCCGGGGCTTCGGCGCCCGCGTCGACCACGAACGGGCCGGACACGGCACCTCGGCGTACATCACGCTGAACATCGTCCAGAACACCTGGCGCACGGTCCGCG is from Streptomyces seoulensis and encodes:
- a CDS encoding alpha-ketoacid dehydrogenase subunit beta translates to MTTVAVKPATMAQALTRAMRDAMAADPAVHVMGEDVGTLGGVFRVTDGLAAEFGEDRCTDTPLAEAGILGAAVGMAMYGLRPVVEMQFDAFAYPAFEQLVSHVSRMRNRTRGRMPLPITVRVPYGGGIGGVEHHSDSSEAYYMATPGLHVVTPATVADAYGLLRQAIASDDPVVFLEPKRLYWSKDAWNADHPTDVEPIGRAVVRRPGSSATLITYGPSLPVCMEAAEAARAEGWDLEVVDLRSLVPFDDETVCASVRRTGRAVVVHESTGFGGPGGEIAARITERCFHHLEAPVLRVAGFDLPYPPPMLERHHLPGVDRVLDAVARLQWEAEN
- a CDS encoding Lrp/AsnC family transcriptional regulator, which produces MTPEQMAQAPEPGGALPPPRPLDAIDQDILKILQADGRASIRSVAERVHVSRANAYARINRLVEDGVIRGFGARVDHERAGHGTSAYITLNIVQNTWRTVREHLRRLPGASHMALVGGDFDVLLLVHTPDNRALRELVLTRLQSIPEVLGTRTLLVFEEEDLEPDA
- the pdhA gene encoding pyruvate dehydrogenase (acetyl-transferring) E1 component subunit alpha translates to MTVMEQRGAYRPSPPPAWQPRMDPAPLLPDAEPYRVLGTDTAAKADPDLLRRLYAQLVRGRRYNTQATALTKQGRLAVYPSSTGQEACEVAAALALEERDWLFPSYRDTLAVVARGVDPVETLTLLRGDWHNGYDPHTHRVAPLSTPLATQLPHAVGLAHAARLKGDDVVALAMVGDGGTSEGDFHEALNFAAVWQAPVVFLVQNNGFAISVPLAKQTAAPSLAHKAVGYGMPGRLVDGNDAAAVHEVLSDAVRHARAGGGPTLVEAVTYRVEAHTNADDATRYREDDEVETWRRHDPVQLLERELTARGLLDEAAIDAVRQDAEAMAADLRERMNQDPRLDPMDLFDHVYAEPTSQLREQRALLRTELAAEQDEQEGDPR